One Nocardiopsis gilva YIM 90087 genomic window, GCTCCTGCATGGCCTCGATGCCTCCGACGCGGCTCCGTATGACGTCTTCCGGGATGACGACCCAGAGATCGGGCTTGTTGTTGCTGGTCAGAACGTCAAGTCGGCGACACCTGGACTTGACAAGCTTTTCGATTTGATCAGAGGAGTCGGTCGGCCGTCCGTGGGAGAAGATCGCCCGTGCGTATCCAGGAGTCTGCAGTAACCCCGGCATGACAAAAGGGTGCCAGGTCCGTATTTCCGTCGCTCGTTCCTCTGAAGTGACGACCTGTCGGTACCAGTCGGGCTGTTCAGCTGAATTCAGGCTGTCAGTCCAGCGCCGGTGTAACGCTCCGTTCGTAGTGAAAACGGATTCCAGTGCGTCCACATGATCCCGTTTTGGTGTGCGTGTCCCCCTCTCGATCGCCCCGATCATTGCGGGAGATAGAGCGACCTGCTTGGCGAGCTGAGCTTGCGAAAGCCCAGCTTGGATCCGTAACCGTCGTATCTCCCGTCCGAATCGCGCCCAAGTCGGGTTGATCTTTTCTGTCATTCATACAGCGTCGCACGGAGTGACTACACATCACCACAGACTCAGACGATCGGATACAGAAGTGTGGCTTCAATGGCAGCTCTGAGGCTGTAGCGGAATTGTGGGGGTAGGCACGACGAAGGGAGAAGAGATGAAAGTCAGGCGGCCGCTGCGGGTGCGGCCTTACATCCCCCACATGATTACCATTGCGGGGCGGGTGATCGCCTTGCGGATCACAAGTAGGCGATGGTAGCGATGATCGTCCCTCAGCCCACGTGGGTAACCCGTTCGGGCATCACGACAGTGACGCGCGGGCGAATCCAGATCATCTACGACCGGTACGCCGCTGAATGCCGCTGCTGGTCAGTCTTCTTCGACGACCGACCGGTCGCTGAGCGCGTGAGCATGGATGACGCCCACTGGTCCCTGCTCATGAACGGCGTGCCCACCATGATCGAGGCCGTTGACCTGCTCAACGCTGCCAAGGGCGACCAGAACGCGCGCCGACGCCTGAAGCGTCAGTACGACAACGGGCAGCGCTAACTGTCCATCGTCCCTCTTTCCTCTCCGACGCGCAGGTCGGAGAGGGGCCCACCGGGAGGACCACTGAGGGGTTGGTCCGTGCCCGGAACCGGGTGCCCCCGAGCGAGGGAAAGCAAAGGGGGCACCCGGCTTTATCCCAACTGGGCAGCCCCCTCCACAACGGCTTCCCGAGACTGCCGTGTGGTCAACAGCCCAAACCCGAGCCGTCAACCGACGGCACGCGCGTACCGCTGGATGGTGCTGATTCGGGGATTACCTCCGATTCGCTCCAGATCGGACACCACAGATTGTGTCGTCCCCATCCGGTCGGCGACATCGCTCTGGCTGAGTCCTCCCTGCTCGCGGAGGCTGATGAGCGCATCCATGAGGTCGGCGTGCTCGCGGGCGTCTTCTTCTGCCTGCTGCTGTCGCGGATCCTCTGGGTTTACGCCGAGGTATTCGTACAGACCTGTTCCCATGATGCTGCTCCTTGTCGGCCTAACGCCCGACTCACCGTACGGCCCGCTACCGCGATGCGGGCGCGGATCAGCAGGATCGCGCGTCGTAGACTCCTGGGATGGACCGCCCATATGACATCGTGCTCTACGGCGCCACAGGATTCAGTGGTGGCCTTACCGCCGACCAGCTCGCCGCCAACGCTCCGGACGACACGCGCTGGGCCTTGGCCGGGCGCGACCGGGCGCGGCTGGAGGCCGTCCGCGAACGCCTCGCCGGGATCAACCCGGCCTGTGTGGAGCTCGATCTGCTAATCGCCGACTCAGCTGACCCCGACTCGATGCGGGCCGTCGCCGAGTCCGCGCGGGTCGTGGCCGCCGCTGCCGGTCCCTATGCCGCTGTTGGTGAGCCCATGGTCGCCGCGTGCGCGCGGGCCGGGACCGACTACATCGACCTCACCGGAGAATCGGTCTTCGTCGACCAGATGTACGTCCGGTACCACGAGGAAGCGCTGCGCACCGGCGCCCGCCTGCTCCACGCCTGCGGTTTCGACTCCGTTCCCCATGACCTCGGGGCCTACTTCACCGTCCAGCACCTGCCCGAGGACGTTCCGATCACCATCGAAGGCTTCGTCCGCATGTCGACGACGCCCTCCGGCGGGACCTGGCACAGCCTCATCGGGATGGTCGCCGACCAGGGTGCTGCCACGCGCGCTGCGAAGGAACGGGTCGCCACGGAGCGACGCCTGTCGCGCGCCGAAGAAGGCGCGACGGAACGACGTGCCCGGGTCGAGCAGCGTCCGGTGCCGCGTACACGCCTGACCAAGGGGTGGGCGCTGCCGATGCCGACGCTGGACCCGCAGATCATCCGGCGATCGGCCGCTGTCCTCGACCGGTATGGGCCCGACTTCCGCTATGGCCAGTACATGGTGACCCGGCGCCTGGTCGGTGCGGCGGGGACGGCCGCCGGAGCGGGCGGACTGGTCGTGGCGGCCAAGATCCTCCGGGTTCGGGACTACCTGCTCGGCAAGCGCCAGCAGGGCGAGGGCCCGTCGGAGGAAGAGCGCGCCGAGGGGAACTTCGTGTTGCGCTTCCTTGGGGAAGGCGGCGGCCGCCGCGTGGTCACGGAGGTCGCGGGCGGTGACCCGTATGACGTCACGGCCGTCATCCTCTCCCAGGCCGCGCTGTGCATGGCCCACGACGATCTCCCGGAGACCTCGGGCCAGGTCACCCCGGCCGTCGCTATGGGCGACGCGCTGACCCCCCGTCTGCAACACCAGGGCATCACCTTCCGCCTCCTCAAGGAGGAGTGATCCGCGCAGAAGGGCGACAGGGCGGTACCGGCCTCCAGTGATGAGCCGACACGGCCTTACCGTGGGGGGACCTGGCATCAGGCCGGACAGTCCTCAGCCGAGTGCTCGCCCGCGGTGGGAGACATAACGAGGAGCCCCCACCCCTTCGAACAGGGGCGACATAGAGTGG contains:
- a CDS encoding helix-turn-helix domain-containing protein; the protein is MTEKINPTWARFGREIRRLRIQAGLSQAQLAKQVALSPAMIGAIERGTRTPKRDHVDALESVFTTNGALHRRWTDSLNSAEQPDWYRQVVTSEERATEIRTWHPFVMPGLLQTPGYARAIFSHGRPTDSSDQIEKLVKSRCRRLDVLTSNNKPDLWVVIPEDVIRSRVGGIEAMQEQLAHLLNLVESGTIHFQVLPQGVPNHAGLSGAIRLLGFTDKPPLAYCEHSAGGALVDDMDVVRRLSRVFSTVQAWALNPEDTVNLVKETARELV
- a CDS encoding helix-turn-helix domain-containing protein, whose product is MGTGLYEYLGVNPEDPRQQQAEEDAREHADLMDALISLREQGGLSQSDVADRMGTTQSVVSDLERIGGNPRISTIQRYARAVG
- a CDS encoding saccharopine dehydrogenase family protein → MDRPYDIVLYGATGFSGGLTADQLAANAPDDTRWALAGRDRARLEAVRERLAGINPACVELDLLIADSADPDSMRAVAESARVVAAAAGPYAAVGEPMVAACARAGTDYIDLTGESVFVDQMYVRYHEEALRTGARLLHACGFDSVPHDLGAYFTVQHLPEDVPITIEGFVRMSTTPSGGTWHSLIGMVADQGAATRAAKERVATERRLSRAEEGATERRARVEQRPVPRTRLTKGWALPMPTLDPQIIRRSAAVLDRYGPDFRYGQYMVTRRLVGAAGTAAGAGGLVVAAKILRVRDYLLGKRQQGEGPSEEERAEGNFVLRFLGEGGGRRVVTEVAGGDPYDVTAVILSQAALCMAHDDLPETSGQVTPAVAMGDALTPRLQHQGITFRLLKEE